One Dethiosulfovibrio faecalis genomic window, CTGAAGATCTTCTCGTGGGAGAGCAGAATTTTCGCGTCGGAATAGAAATCCTCTGCCTGATTCTCATCGGGAAGCAGCACGGTAAGGTGGCTCGACCGTTCTCGGCATACCCAAGCCCTGACCGAGCCTTTGAAGGGAAAGAAAAAAGATCTCGAGCCGTCGAAAAGATCCAACAAGTCTATCCTCCTCCCGATAAAGGAACCTCTAAAAACTCATGTCCGATTCTCCTTCATGAGATCATTCCTCCAGAGCTCTCGCTAGAGGACCTCTCTAAAAACTAACGTACGGGTCTCCTCGTAGAGGTCGCCCCATTCGTACTACACGACGGCAATTTCGAAAATACGGGCTCGAATGGGCCCCGTCGGAACGACCTCTACGAGGATCAGCGTTTTTAGAGATGCCCTAGAACAAGCTCCGTCGCGACGACCTCACGAAGGGGCTGCATTTTTAGAGATATCCTAAAGACATTTAAAAAAAGTGGCGGAATAAAAAATTCCGCCACCACCCATCGCGTTAATTGAACCTATTCATGACGTGTTCCAACGAGTCGGAGCATAGATCTCTACAGGCGGAACAGGATCTGTCCAGGGAGCTTAGAAGATCGGGAATCCGGTCCTCGGGAAATCGCCCCAAGACGAAGTCTGCCAAGGGTATCCTGTCCGGTTTGGGACCTACCCCTATCCTAAGTCTGGGGATTTCGCTGGAATCCAGACAGGCTATGATCGATTTCATGCCGTTGTGTCCACCGGCCGAACCTCTCGCTCTAAGACGGATTCGTCCGACGTCCAAGGCCACGTCGTCGTAAATAACCAGGGTATCCTCCAGATCCACAGGATGATATCGGAGAAAATCCCTTATGGCCTCCCCGCTGAGGTTCATGTAGGTCAAGGGTTTCATCAGAAAGACCCTCTCTCCGTCCATAAGGACGGGCCCCCAGAC contains:
- the pth gene encoding aminoacyl-tRNA hydrolase, with translation MKLFVGLGNPGLKYGQTRHNVGWMVVDRLVNELALGAPQEKFRSYVWGPVLMDGERVFLMKPLTYMNLSGEAIRDFLRYHPVDLEDTLVIYDDVALDVGRIRLRARGSAGGHNGMKSIIACLDSSEIPRLRIGVGPKPDRIPLADFVLGRFPEDRIPDLLSSLDRSCSACRDLCSDSLEHVMNRFN